The following are from one region of the candidate division WOR-3 bacterium genome:
- the ffh gene encoding signal recognition particle protein encodes MFEVLSDRFTKLQRRLLGYGRLSSKEITDALREVRTVLLEADVNYRVVGAFIRSVETALRERNIERVLKPGEVINYTLHTELTRLLGSRPTRLDLSASPSVICLVGLQGTGKTTLAGKLARRFASHRPLLVACDPKRPAAAEQLRLVSEQAGCDFLPVNNDVIATCLAGLDQAKSRGNNLVIFDTAGRLHIDDELMTELSAIQDRARPHVTLLVLDGMTGQDAVNQAEAFHQRLRLTGCCITKLDGDTRGGAVVSVRHTTGLPVLFIGTGEKLTDLEEFHPDRIASRILGLGDIKTLVEKMQTTSSPPDQAKTAEKFLKGKFDLDDFLNQLRNMRKMGSMSKLIAMIPGAGSLNVDESELVKVEAMIQSMTPAERQNPDIIDGSRRRRIAEGSGTTVAEVNRLLKEFEASRLLARRLSSGRMPGLRHRR; translated from the coding sequence ATGTTCGAAGTTCTAAGCGACCGCTTCACCAAGCTCCAGCGCAGACTCCTAGGCTACGGTCGCCTCAGCTCCAAGGAAATCACGGATGCGCTGCGCGAAGTCCGCACCGTGCTACTTGAAGCCGACGTGAACTATCGGGTCGTCGGCGCCTTCATCCGCTCGGTAGAAACCGCTCTAAGGGAGAGGAACATCGAAAGGGTACTAAAACCCGGCGAAGTCATCAATTACACCCTCCACACCGAGCTCACACGACTACTCGGCAGTCGACCCACGAGACTTGATCTTTCCGCTTCGCCTTCGGTAATCTGCTTAGTCGGTCTGCAAGGCACGGGTAAGACTACCCTGGCTGGAAAGCTCGCCCGTCGGTTCGCAAGTCACCGCCCGCTGCTCGTCGCCTGCGACCCTAAACGCCCGGCAGCTGCCGAACAGCTACGACTCGTATCAGAACAAGCGGGATGCGATTTTCTCCCGGTCAATAATGACGTGATCGCGACCTGCCTGGCCGGCCTCGACCAGGCAAAAAGCCGGGGCAACAACCTGGTCATATTCGACACCGCGGGCAGACTTCACATCGACGACGAACTGATGACCGAACTTTCCGCCATACAGGATCGGGCAAGACCGCACGTTACCCTGCTTGTACTTGATGGCATGACCGGCCAGGATGCGGTCAATCAAGCCGAGGCCTTCCATCAGAGATTGCGTTTGACCGGCTGTTGCATCACCAAACTTGACGGCGATACGCGCGGGGGGGCAGTTGTCTCAGTCCGCCACACAACAGGACTGCCGGTGCTCTTCATCGGTACGGGCGAGAAACTCACCGACCTTGAAGAATTCCACCCTGACCGCATCGCCTCCCGCATTCTGGGGCTCGGCGACATCAAGACTCTGGTCGAGAAAATGCAGACCACGAGTTCACCGCCGGATCAGGCCAAGACTGCAGAAAAATTTCTCAAAGGCAAATTCGACTTGGACGATTTTCTCAATCAGCTTCGTAACATGAGGAAAATGGGTAGCATGTCAAAGCTGATTGCAATGATCCCCGGTGCCGGCAGCCTGAACGTGGACGAGAGCGAACTCGTGAAAGTCGAGGCAATGATTCAGTCCATGACTCCGGCCGAACGCCAGAATCCGGACATAATAGACGGCTCGCGCCGACGTCGCATTGCCGAAGGCAGCGGCACCACGGTCGCTGAAGTAAACCGCCTGCTCAAAGAATTCGAGGCTTCCCGTCTCCTCGCCCGCCGGCTTTCATCCGGCCGCATGCCGGGGCTGCGCCACCGAAGATAG
- the rpe gene encoding ribulose-phosphate 3-epimerase: MKLSVSILDSNLLELGSELNAVVRAGADAIHLDVMDGHFVPNLSFGVPLAAAVRQAVRIPVHTHLMVREPGRMIPWFLAYSDMVGFHIETSAHVSEDLALIHQAGKKASISLNPDTPLEALRPFLNQVEDILVMSVFPGRGGQEFIPTALDRVRTLRSLLSATGSQALISVDGGVNPSNCRQVAKAGADWLIAGSAIFRSDDYETVVQSLKCYSP; encoded by the coding sequence GTGAAACTTTCGGTATCAATACTCGACAGCAACCTGCTGGAATTAGGCAGTGAGCTAAATGCCGTTGTCCGAGCCGGAGCTGATGCGATTCACCTTGACGTGATGGACGGCCATTTCGTACCCAATCTGAGTTTTGGCGTTCCGCTTGCTGCTGCTGTCCGTCAGGCGGTGCGCATCCCGGTCCACACTCACCTAATGGTACGTGAACCTGGAAGAATGATTCCGTGGTTTCTTGCGTATTCGGATATGGTCGGCTTTCACATCGAGACCTCAGCACACGTCAGTGAGGACCTTGCTCTAATTCACCAGGCAGGCAAGAAAGCAAGTATCTCACTGAATCCCGACACTCCGCTCGAAGCACTCAGACCATTTCTCAACCAAGTCGAGGACATTCTCGTAATGAGCGTATTCCCTGGTCGGGGCGGCCAGGAATTTATCCCGACCGCCCTCGACCGCGTCCGGACCCTCAGGTCGCTTCTCAGCGCCACCGGATCCCAGGCCCTCATCTCGGTTGATGGCGGGGTGAATCCCTCAAACTGTCGGCAGGTGGCAAAAGCCGGCGCAGACTGGCTCATCGCAGGCAGTGCAATCTTCCGTTCAGACGACTACGAAACCGTGGTGCAGTCGTTGAAGTGCTACTCACCCTAG
- a CDS encoding PASTA domain-containing protein: MVPNVVGMDRAAAIQTITQSGFRLGEVRTVSDPAVPTDRVVAQYPPGGRFSKPGRAIQLDVSRGPDRVTVPDVVGMSLDQAQAELSTAGLLVGEVESLRTPSLPLGRVVAIRPSAGTEAERLTPVVIAVSAPVGSFPMPNLLGVNLETASGILASQGLILGEVRHAPSGEPAGIVLVQYPEEGMPVRDGDTARLIVAAPAQDSTP, from the coding sequence ATGGTCCCGAACGTAGTCGGTATGGACAGGGCGGCCGCAATCCAGACAATCACACAATCTGGCTTCCGGCTCGGCGAAGTCCGAACCGTGTCAGATCCCGCAGTACCCACAGACCGGGTCGTTGCCCAGTACCCGCCTGGAGGCCGGTTTTCCAAGCCCGGCCGAGCAATCCAACTTGATGTAAGTCGTGGGCCAGATCGAGTAACGGTCCCGGATGTTGTTGGTATGAGTCTTGACCAAGCGCAGGCGGAACTCAGTACAGCCGGGCTGTTAGTCGGCGAAGTCGAATCCCTGCGTACGCCGAGCCTGCCATTGGGGCGGGTAGTCGCCATACGGCCTTCAGCCGGGACCGAAGCAGAACGTCTTACCCCGGTCGTCATCGCGGTGTCCGCACCAGTCGGCAGTTTTCCGATGCCAAACCTGCTCGGTGTAAACCTTGAGACTGCGTCCGGCATCCTTGCCTCACAAGGACTCATACTTGGTGAGGTCCGACATGCACCGAGCGGGGAACCAGCTGGCATTGTCCTTGTTCAGTACCCGGAAGAAGGTATGCCGGTCCGCGACGGCGACACCGCTCGGCTCATCGTCGCAGCACCAGCCCAAGATTCGACACCGTGA
- the fmt gene encoding methionyl-tRNA formyltransferase: MRIVFFGTSEFGVPLLKLLIAGPHELAAVVTQPNRPRGRGRRLEPGPIWSAAEAAGLRLLAPPDPNNTRFVAELSQLRPDLGVLTAYGRILGPALLKLPARGFINLHPSLLPAYRGAAPIQRALMAGCTTTGVTVIRMTEEVDAGDILNQEPVTVGPDETAGELSLRLANVGARLVTKTIGELLEGTAQARPQTQCCATHAPKVTDSERYLQWKRPASELHNLVRALSPKPCACTFFRSRRVLVLRSGLAQGTTTAQPGTILLDRPGLEVATGFGILSLLEVRPEAGKTQAGASFRNGLRPVPGERFESRDVECK; encoded by the coding sequence TTGCGGATAGTCTTCTTCGGCACTTCCGAATTCGGTGTTCCCCTTCTCAAGCTGCTTATCGCGGGTCCGCATGAACTGGCAGCGGTGGTGACTCAACCAAACCGCCCAAGAGGGAGAGGACGCAGGCTGGAACCCGGGCCGATCTGGAGTGCGGCCGAGGCCGCGGGGTTACGGCTGCTCGCACCACCCGACCCAAATAACACACGGTTTGTTGCTGAACTGTCCCAACTCAGACCAGATCTAGGGGTCCTTACCGCGTATGGCCGCATTCTTGGCCCGGCCCTGCTCAAACTGCCTGCCCGAGGCTTCATTAACCTTCACCCTTCGCTGCTACCGGCCTATCGCGGAGCCGCACCGATCCAACGCGCACTCATGGCTGGCTGCACCACCACCGGTGTGACTGTCATCCGCATGACAGAAGAAGTCGACGCCGGCGATATCCTGAATCAAGAACCGGTCACGGTCGGCCCTGATGAGACCGCAGGCGAACTCAGCCTGCGGCTGGCCAATGTCGGCGCGCGGCTCGTTACCAAGACTATTGGCGAACTTCTGGAAGGAACCGCCCAGGCCCGGCCGCAGACACAGTGCTGCGCCACCCATGCGCCTAAAGTGACCGACTCAGAGCGGTACCTCCAATGGAAAAGGCCGGCTTCAGAGCTTCACAATCTGGTGCGAGCCCTCTCGCCCAAGCCATGTGCTTGCACCTTCTTTCGCTCCCGGCGAGTGCTGGTGCTACGTTCTGGACTCGCACAAGGGACAACGACAGCGCAACCCGGAACCATTCTCCTTGATCGTCCAGGACTTGAAGTTGCCACCGGTTTCGGTATTCTGTCCTTGCTTGAGGTACGACCTGAGGCCGGCAAGACACAGGCTGGCGCGAGTTTCCGCAACGGGTTGCGCCCGGTACCAGGCGAACGTTTCGAAAGCCGGGACGTAGAGTGCAAATGA
- the def gene encoding peptide deformylase, which produces MDQETASSRRVVCYGNPVLRTKGGLVTELTDDVRQLMAILKATVVKEDGIGLAANQIGEPVQVFAVNPAGADVDARPYCVINPTVIATEGAVEREEGCLSIPGVYDVVSRPELVRVRCLDENGRPVELEATGLMARTFLHEIDHLNGILFVDLLGKTRRRLLADRLKQLELQEAMASTSEKSHR; this is translated from the coding sequence ATGGACCAAGAAACCGCCAGTTCGCGGCGTGTCGTCTGTTACGGCAACCCGGTGCTGCGCACCAAGGGTGGTTTGGTCACCGAACTCACCGATGACGTCCGCCAGCTTATGGCTATACTCAAGGCTACGGTGGTCAAGGAAGACGGTATCGGACTTGCTGCTAATCAGATTGGCGAACCAGTCCAAGTGTTTGCGGTCAACCCTGCTGGAGCTGATGTTGATGCTAGACCCTATTGCGTGATCAACCCCACTGTCATTGCAACCGAGGGCGCAGTTGAACGCGAGGAAGGCTGCCTGTCAATACCCGGTGTTTACGACGTGGTGTCTAGGCCAGAACTTGTCCGCGTCAGATGCCTAGACGAGAATGGCCGTCCGGTCGAGCTTGAGGCAACCGGCCTTATGGCCAGGACCTTCCTCCACGAAATAGACCATCTAAACGGCATCCTGTTCGTTGACCTGCTGGGTAAAACCAGACGCCGGCTCTTGGCTGACCGACTGAAACAGCTAGAGCTCCAGGAAGCAATGGCCAGCACTTCAGAGAAGAGTCACAGGTGA
- the yajC gene encoding preprotein translocase subunit YajC has product MFSVALAQEPAAKPSPTGGGVNSLLGFLPIVLIFVVLYFLMILPQQRRQKKHQEMLSALKRGDRVVTSCGIHGIITNVKDATFTVKIAENTEIELDKGSISYKLGAQQ; this is encoded by the coding sequence ATGTTTTCTGTCGCTCTTGCCCAGGAACCAGCCGCCAAACCATCACCGACCGGTGGTGGTGTGAACTCTCTGCTTGGATTCCTACCCATCGTTCTTATATTCGTCGTGCTGTACTTCCTGATGATTCTGCCTCAGCAGCGCCGGCAGAAAAAACACCAGGAGATGCTTTCGGCACTAAAACGCGGGGACCGGGTAGTGACCTCTTGTGGCATTCACGGCATCATCACCAACGTCAAAGACGCGACCTTCACGGTCAAGATCGCTGAGAATACGGAAATCGAATTGGACAAAGGCTCGATTTCCTACAAACTCGGCGCTCAGCAATAG
- a CDS encoding nicotinate-nicotinamide nucleotide adenylyltransferase: MPSYNPRTGVFGGSFNPVHPGHVLVADDVRTQLGLDRVLFIPSPRPPHKPEDAGSESVPTPRSATESSPTPRREIRSAAPGLRRRATERLAPFRDRLAMLRLALRGWPGLEVSDIEAQRPGPSYTIDTLRALAGTPGIGSLYLVLGFDQYQEIAHWHEPTALARLARLVVVSRPGARKPRLFPGHSPFRVRFLSCIGVDISAAAIRSRLASGQSVRYLLSTAVYNYITRHRLYFS; this comes from the coding sequence ATGCCTAGTTACAATCCCAGGACCGGTGTCTTCGGCGGCAGTTTCAACCCGGTTCATCCCGGACACGTGCTTGTTGCTGATGATGTTCGAACCCAGCTCGGACTTGACCGGGTGTTGTTCATCCCCTCGCCCCGGCCACCCCACAAGCCAGAGGATGCAGGCTCGGAATCCGTGCCAACCCCGAGAAGTGCGACTGAGTCCAGTCCAACTCCAAGACGGGAAATCAGAAGCGCAGCTCCTGGTTTGCGACGGAGAGCGACGGAACGACTCGCACCGTTCCGTGACCGCCTTGCCATGCTGCGCTTGGCCCTGCGCGGCTGGCCCGGACTTGAGGTTTCTGATATCGAAGCCCAACGGCCCGGCCCCTCATACACTATTGACACACTTCGGGCGCTCGCTGGAACACCAGGTATCGGTTCGCTCTATCTCGTTCTCGGCTTTGACCAGTACCAAGAAATAGCCCATTGGCATGAGCCAACTGCGCTGGCACGACTTGCCCGACTCGTCGTAGTCAGCCGTCCCGGGGCCAGGAAACCGAGGTTGTTCCCTGGCCACAGTCCTTTTCGAGTTCGGTTTCTTTCCTGTATCGGAGTGGACATTTCCGCGGCCGCGATACGGTCGCGGCTTGCGAGTGGCCAATCGGTCCGCTATCTCCTATCTACGGCCGTGTACAACTACATTACAAGACACCGACTCTATTTTAGCTAA